TGTTGCACTTTTCGGATCCCTGGCGCCAAGCGGTGCAATCCTGAAGCGTGCCGCAGCCTCGGAGCGCCTTTTCGAGACCGTGGGCCGCGCCGTGGTCTTCTCCTCGCTCGAGGATCTGGCGGCGAGGGTTGACGATCCTGCCCTCGACGTGACCCCCGAGGACTTTCTTGTTCTCCAAAATGCCGGCCCGAAAAGCGCTGCCGCGATGCCAGAGGCCGGCTACCTGCCGATCCCCGCCAAACTCGCCCGTGCCGGGGTCAAGGACATGGTGCGCATATCCGACGCGCGCATGAGCGGCACCGCATTTGGAACAATTGTGCTCCATGTCACACCCGATTCGGCTTCGGGCGGACCTTTGGCGCTCGTCCGCAACGGCGATCGGGTTCGCTTGAGCGTTAAGGAACGGCAGCTCGATCTTCTGGTCGATGAGGAGACGTTAGCGGCGCGGCGCCAGGGCGTCGAGCAGCCGCCGCGCCCAAAACGCGGATATGCAAGGCTTTTCCATGAAGCCGTGCTGCAAGCCGACGAGGGATGCGATTTCGACTTTCTGCGCGCCGCGACGTGATCGATCCCGTGCAAGCGCACAATCGGCATTTGGGTACCATTAAAGCTAAGAGAATGTTTAGACTTTGGTGGGTATCGTGGTATGATTTTAGCATATGGTTCCTGGAGCCGTCGCGGTTGGCACACTCGCCCGCCGAAAAGAGGGTCAGAGGCCATGAAAAGACAGGATTTAAGGGCTTCAATTGTCATCGCCGCCGCTTGGCTGCTGGGCATCACGGCGTATTCGATCTTAAAGCCACCTGCCTTCTCCGGCCACGAAAGTGCCATTTACAACGCGAACGATGCGGTACCCGCCTCGGACCAAACTTTCCAGGACGAGCGGGCCCCCAAGCATAACAAACAACCGGTTCGCTGGGCGCATCAGCGCTGGGGCGCTGTCTAGTCCCCTTCTCGAACGTTAATTTGCCGTCTCAAAGGCCGTCCGCCATAAAGGCGAGGCGAGTCGTACGCTTGCACGGCTCCAAGGTATGGCGCCCTCTGGCCAACGTTATCGCTCGCGGCGACGAGCCGCCTTGCCCGTTCCGCTTTGCGCCGCCATGCTTTATTTTTCCGGGCCGACCGAAGATGCCGGCCGCGCTCATTTCCCGCGGGACCGGTCGGGAAGGAGCCATGCGATGAAACTTTACGACTGCAAGCCAGCACCCAATCCGCGCCGTGCACGAATGTTCATGGCCGAAAAAGGCATCGAAATTCCGACGATCCAAGTCGATCTGCGGGCAGGCGAACATCTTAAGCCCGCCTATCGCGCCATCAATCCCCAATGCGTGGTGCCGTATCTAGTGCTCGATGACGGAGCCGGCATCGGAGAAGTGGTCGCAATTTGGCGTTATCTCGAGGAGACTCATCCGACACCTCAACTTCTGGGCGTCGACCCCGAGGACAAGGCCATCGTCGCCATGTGGCAACATCGGATGGAACTCGACGGCTTCCAGGCGGTGGGCGAGGCCTTTCGCAATTCCACACCTGGGTTCAAGGGTCGCGCACTCGCCGGGCCGCACGATTACGAGCAAATTCCCGCACTCGCCGAACGCGGCAAGGCGCGCACGCTCGACTTCTTCGACGATATCGACAAGCGGCTCGGCGAGAGCGAATTTATCGCGGGTCCGCGGTTTACCGCCGCCGACATCGACGCATTCGTCGCGATCGAGTTCGCCCGCTGGATCAAGCTTGCCGTACCGGCCGCATGCAAGAACGTGACGCGTTGGCACAATGCCGTCTCGGCGAGACCGAGTGCTTCGGCGTGACCATGGCCCGTCCAACGGCGGTGACGATGCAGCATTGCTCGGGTCCGCAGCGCCGGGTGTGCCCGCGAACCCGGCATCGGCAGAGGGGAGATGCGCGATGACGGAAGACATTCTGGCGCCCGGTTTCAAAACCGATCCCTTTTGGTGGGATCAGGCGCCGTTGACGCCTGTGGCGAGTACCCCGCTTCCGGGACACGTCGATGTGGCCGTGATCGGCTCCGGCTATTCGGGCCTCTCAGCCGCGCTGACCTTGGCGCGCGCTGGCCGCTCCGTCCTCGTACTCGAGGCCGGAACACCGGGGCAAGGTGCAAGCTCGCGCAATGGCGGGATGTGCGGTGACATGCTCAAACCGTCGCTCGAAGAACTGACACGCCGGTACGGTGAGGCCCGTGCCAAGGCGCTCCTGCGCGAAGCGCGCGAAGCGCTCGGATTTATCGGCCAGTTTATCGCGCGGGAAAAAATCGACTGTCACTTCTCGGTCATGGGGCGCTTCACAGGCGCTCTCAAGCCGGGCCAATACGAGGAAATGGCGCGCACCTCCGAGACCCTGCGCAAGGTCACAGGATTTGAATTCGACATGGTCGGCAAGAGCGGCGTACGCGACGAAATCGGCACGGACCAGTATGTGGGCGGGCGGGTCACGCACCACCACGGAGGCCTTCATCCGGCCCTTTATCACAAGGGGCTGCTCCAGCGCGTGCTGGCGGCGGGCGCCACGGTTCTCGGCGAAACGCCGATGATCGGCCTCCGCCGGGAAAGCCGCGGCTTTACCGTTGCGACGCCGCGCGGTGAATTCGAGGCGAAGGACGTCGTCGTTACAACCAACGGCTACACCGGTGCGGTAACCGGTTGGCTGCGTCGGCGCGTCATCCCGGTCACAAGCTACATCATCGCGACCGAGGAATTGTCCAACAACCTCATGCGCCAGCTCATGCCCAAGGGCCGCATGATCACGGACAACAACCGTCTGCTCGTCTATTATCGTCCCTCCCACGACGGCAAGCGGATCCTCTTCGGCGGCCGCGCCCATTACCGACCCGCCGACCTCGCCGACGCCGGTGCGATCTTGCGCCGCTACATGGTCAAACTGTTTCCGGAGTTGTCTGACGTGAAGCTCAGCCATAGCTGGTTCGGCTTCATCGCCTATACCTTCGATCGGCTCCCCCACACCGGTGTGCATGACGGCGTGCATTATGCGATGGGCTATTGCGGTTCCGGCGTCGTGATGTCCACCTGGCTCGGGCGCAAGACCGCCCTTCGCATCCTCGGCGACAAGGAAGGAAATAGCGCCTTCGCCGAAATCGCGCACCCGACAGCCCCGCTTTATACCGGAAAGCCGTGGTTCCTTCCGCTCGTCAAAGCCTATTACCACGCGAACGACCTATTCGGACGCTGAGCCCAAACGCAACCGGCGGCAAGGCGCGCCATGCTGCCTGCATTGGCCAGTGTCGTCTCAGGCATATGCGGCTAATGACTCTGGCTCGCCAAAAGCCGTCGTTGCACCTCCGGCATCGAGGCTTGATCGAGGTTGGCGAACGCAAAGCGAAGGTAGGCGTCCTGGCCGGGGCCGAACATGGTACCCGGAAGGCACAGGATGTTCTCCTCGTCCGCAAGCCGGCGTGCGACGAGTGCGGCCGGTTCACCGTCGAACGGATGGCGTACATAGGCGAAATATGCGCCCGAACTCACGAGCGAGTATCTCAGCCGATTGTCCTGGAAGATGCGGCGTAGCGCCTGGAGCCGTCCTTCTATCGCCGCGCACTTCTCCCGCTGCCAATCGCCCAGATGGTCGAGGCCGAATGCGGCCGCTTCCTGCGAGATGTGCGGCGCGCAGATCGCGACACAATCCACGATCTTCGCGACTTCCGCCAACAGCCGCTCGCTCGCGATCATGGAACCGACTCGATAGCCCGTAAGGGCGTAGACCTTCGAGAAGCTGTAAAGCTGGACCAGCGTTTCGACCCAATCGCTGCGCGAGAAAAGCCCGTGCGGTGGCGTCGGATCGACGCGGAAATCGCGATAGGTCTCATCCACGACAAGCGCCAGGCCTTTCGCCTTGGCGAGATCGTAGAAGGCATCGATCAGTTCGGGCGGATAGATGGCGCCGGTCGGATTGTTCGGCGTCACAAGAACGATTGCGCGCGTGTGTTGGGTCATCAGCTTCGCCGCATCGGCGGGATCGGGCAGAGCGCCGCGGTTTTCCCGACATGGCAGGTGAACGGCCCGCACGCCCTGCATTTCAAGCCACATCTGGTAATTGAAGTAGTAGGGCACCGGCAGCAAAACCTCGTCGCCCGGCCCCGCGAGTGCCGTCAGTGCAACGCAGAATGCCTGGTTGCAGCCCGCCGTGATCGCGACGCGTTCCGCCGAGATGCGCGCGCCGTAATTTTCGCTCATGCGCCGCGCGAGCTTTTCACGCA
This genomic interval from Alphaproteobacteria bacterium contains the following:
- a CDS encoding glutathione S-transferase, with product MKLYDCKPAPNPRRARMFMAEKGIEIPTIQVDLRAGEHLKPAYRAINPQCVVPYLVLDDGAGIGEVVAIWRYLEETHPTPQLLGVDPEDKAIVAMWQHRMELDGFQAVGEAFRNSTPGFKGRALAGPHDYEQIPALAERGKARTLDFFDDIDKRLGESEFIAGPRFTAADIDAFVAIEFARWIKLAVPAACKNVTRWHNAVSARPSASA
- a CDS encoding FAD-binding oxidoreductase, translated to MTEDILAPGFKTDPFWWDQAPLTPVASTPLPGHVDVAVIGSGYSGLSAALTLARAGRSVLVLEAGTPGQGASSRNGGMCGDMLKPSLEELTRRYGEARAKALLREAREALGFIGQFIAREKIDCHFSVMGRFTGALKPGQYEEMARTSETLRKVTGFEFDMVGKSGVRDEIGTDQYVGGRVTHHHGGLHPALYHKGLLQRVLAAGATVLGETPMIGLRRESRGFTVATPRGEFEAKDVVVTTNGYTGAVTGWLRRRVIPVTSYIIATEELSNNLMRQLMPKGRMITDNNRLLVYYRPSHDGKRILFGGRAHYRPADLADAGAILRRYMVKLFPELSDVKLSHSWFGFIAYTFDRLPHTGVHDGVHYAMGYCGSGVVMSTWLGRKTALRILGDKEGNSAFAEIAHPTAPLYTGKPWFLPLVKAYYHANDLFGR
- a CDS encoding aminotransferase; amino-acid sequence: MNSLVREVAVPPIAEAHGWVSGRVFPPSKPLLDMAQAVPSYPPAESLQAHVAALARLPDTSNYTAILGLPHLREKLARRMSENYGARISAERVAITAGCNQAFCVALTALAGPGDEVLLPVPYYFNYQMWLEMQGVRAVHLPCRENRGALPDPADAAKLMTQHTRAIVLVTPNNPTGAIYPPELIDAFYDLAKAKGLALVVDETYRDFRVDPTPPHGLFSRSDWVETLVQLYSFSKVYALTGYRVGSMIASERLLAEVAKIVDCVAICAPHISQEAAAFGLDHLGDWQREKCAAIEGRLQALRRIFQDNRLRYSLVSSGAYFAYVRHPFDGEPAALVARRLADEENILCLPGTMFGPGQDAYLRFAFANLDQASMPEVQRRLLASQSH